A region of Phosphitispora fastidiosa DNA encodes the following proteins:
- a CDS encoding beta-class carbonic anhydrase, which produces MLLEEILLANSFFVNEYRDLQKKFSHKPRKHVAIFTCMDTRLVEFLEPALGIRRGDAKIIKNAGNRIRKDCDDAIRSLAAAIYLLGVRELLVIGHLDCGMSKLDTELLSERMKEFGISEEEIDKNDLAAWLGGFPDVEENVIDAVTKIKSHHLIPRTIPVHGLIFCPDNGELKVVVNGYGQVEQE; this is translated from the coding sequence ATGCTGCTGGAGGAGATTTTACTGGCCAACAGCTTTTTTGTAAACGAATACCGCGATTTACAAAAAAAATTCAGCCATAAGCCGAGAAAGCATGTGGCCATATTTACCTGTATGGATACCAGGCTTGTCGAATTTCTTGAACCGGCTCTGGGCATCCGGCGAGGAGATGCTAAAATCATTAAAAATGCCGGAAACAGAATTCGCAAAGACTGTGATGATGCCATCAGGAGCCTGGCAGCTGCGATTTATCTGCTGGGGGTGAGGGAGTTACTCGTTATTGGCCATCTTGATTGCGGTATGTCAAAGCTGGATACTGAACTGCTTTCAGAAAGGATGAAGGAGTTTGGTATTTCTGAGGAAGAGATTGATAAGAATGATCTGGCGGCGTGGTTGGGTGGGTTCCCTGATGTTGAAGAAAATGTTATTGATGCTGTTACCAAGATAAAATCTCACCACTTGATACCTCGAACTATCCCAGTACATGGGCTGATATTTTGTCCTGATAATGGGGAGTTGAAGGTTGTTG
- a CDS encoding M56 family metallopeptidase, with amino-acid sequence MTYDVFIHKFVHPFIVYVLIGSLVSYLLALLMVQFAVIRNARSKALLYILPFITPLAAYIAYRPFIIDRCTVYGHPLGVFNDWLCYSAEVLATILTPLFLVVVFLAVLKAFISIAAGKKIARRYGFARAEQYPLLFNIMEKLCLKGSITKPEIIVTPDSFARSFTMGYKFPVIVVSKGLLDALDAEELETVAAHELGHIVRADSMTTWTMVFLRDLLFFTPVIFWVFRDFINEKEKAADDMVVRLTGRPMAFAQALIKVWRLSPKKFLDNVVFDNFMPHPNLLGQTGAVEFRVRRMLDHDPGRFKDYVQGYVAALIISTLTMFVLFYVC; translated from the coding sequence ATGACATACGACGTTTTTATTCATAAGTTTGTTCATCCCTTTATTGTTTATGTCCTAATCGGTTCACTGGTCAGTTATCTGCTTGCCCTTCTCATGGTGCAGTTTGCAGTGATCCGAAATGCAAGATCAAAGGCATTGCTGTATATATTGCCCTTCATAACTCCTCTGGCTGCATACATAGCATACAGGCCGTTTATTATTGATCGGTGTACGGTTTACGGGCATCCACTGGGTGTGTTTAATGACTGGCTCTGTTACTCAGCTGAAGTTTTGGCTACAATTCTTACCCCGCTTTTCTTGGTAGTGGTATTTTTGGCAGTTCTTAAAGCATTTATCAGTATTGCCGCAGGTAAAAAAATTGCCAGAAGATATGGCTTTGCCCGGGCGGAACAATACCCGTTACTTTTTAATATTATGGAGAAGCTGTGCCTTAAGGGCAGCATCACAAAGCCTGAAATAATTGTTACACCGGATTCGTTTGCCCGTTCTTTCACAATGGGTTATAAGTTTCCGGTTATTGTAGTTTCAAAGGGCTTATTGGATGCCCTTGATGCTGAGGAACTGGAAACAGTTGCCGCCCACGAACTGGGGCACATTGTGCGGGCGGATTCTATGACGACCTGGACCATGGTGTTTTTAAGGGACCTCTTGTTTTTTACCCCGGTTATATTTTGGGTTTTCCGAGATTTCATTAATGAAAAGGAAAAAGCCGCAGATGATATGGTGGTCAGGCTGACCGGGCGACCGATGGCATTTGCCCAGGCTTTGATTAAGGTTTGGAGGCTGTCACCCAAGAAATTTTTAGACAATGTTGTTTTTGACAACTTTATGCCTCACCCTAATCTTTTAGGGCAGACTGGGGCTGTTGAATTCAGGGTAAGACGAATGCTCGACCATGACCCCGGCAGATTTAAGGATTACGTGCAGGGTTATGTTGCGGCCCTGATAATTTCAACACTTACCATGTTCGTTCTCTTTTATGTCTGCTGA
- a CDS encoding BlaI/MecI/CopY family transcriptional regulator, protein MFLKRLISDFKPHKIGYKKVLGDLEADIMKIVWRANKATVRDVYEQLRLERSLAYTTVMTIMGRLAEKGLLDKEPIGNAYVYTPTISEPDFIKRVVTEVLDGLMEEFSEPAISHMVERLGSENETNISKLEVMIQERRSKGAK, encoded by the coding sequence GTGTTTCTTAAAAGACTGATTTCTGATTTTAAACCTCATAAGATTGGTTACAAAAAAGTATTGGGAGACCTTGAGGCAGACATTATGAAAATTGTCTGGAGGGCGAACAAGGCTACGGTAAGAGACGTGTATGAACAACTGCGGTTGGAGCGGAGTCTTGCTTATACTACTGTAATGACAATTATGGGTCGACTGGCCGAAAAAGGACTTCTTGATAAAGAGCCGATAGGCAATGCATATGTGTATACTCCTACTATCAGTGAACCTGATTTTATCAAAAGAGTTGTTACAGAAGTTCTTGACGGTCTGATGGAAGAGTTCTCTGAGCCTGCCATTTCACACATGGTTGAAAGGCTGGGTTCTGAGAATGAAACTAATATCAGCAAACTTGAGGTCATGATTCAGGAACGGAGGTCAAAGGGGGCAAAATAA